The following coding sequences are from one Anolis sagrei isolate rAnoSag1 chromosome 6, rAnoSag1.mat, whole genome shotgun sequence window:
- the PRR15 gene encoding proline-rich protein 15: MAEGARTAASPPGPGARGGGGSSGSSGTWWKSLTSRKKTKEALSTAASGSSWPPSSEASEAPPPCPPSPSETREGQQPGVGSGSRRNLKISRSGRFKEKRKVRAALLAESPQKLFEGEGNSAAANNNSGEAPCQ; the protein is encoded by the coding sequence ATGGCCGAAGGAGCCCGCACTGCTGCTTCACCACCTGGGCCCGGAGCCAGAGGAGGAGGTGGCAGCAGTGGTTCCTCGGGCACCTGGTGGAAATCGCTGACCAGCCGGAAAAAGACCAAAGAGGCACTCTCGACGGCTGCATCCGGCTCTTCTTGgccgccttcctctgaggcctcGGAGGCACCACCGCCTTGCCCGCCCAGCCCCTCAGAAACCCGGGAGGGCCAGCAGCCCGGCGTGGGGAGTGGGAGCCGGAGGAACCTTAAGATCTCCCGTTCGGGGCGCTTCAAGGAGAAGCGGAAAGTGCGCGCCGCCCTGCTGGCTGAGAGTCCTCAGAAGCTCTTCGAGGGTGAAGGGAACAGTGCCGCTGCCAACAACAACAGCGGAGAAGCGCCCTGTCAGTGA